In a single window of the Rhodamnia argentea isolate NSW1041297 chromosome 2, ASM2092103v1, whole genome shotgun sequence genome:
- the LOC115755027 gene encoding protein transport protein Sec61 subunit alpha-like: MGGGFRVLHLVRPFLSFLPEVQSADRKIPFREKVIYTVISLFIFLVCSQLPLYGIHSTTGADPFYWMRVILASNRGTVMELGITPIVTSGLVMQLLAGSKIIEVDNNVREDRALLNGAQKLLGILIAIGEAVAYVLSGMYGSVGQLGVGNAILIIIQLCFAGIIVICLDELLQKGYGLGSGISLFIATNICETIIWKAFSPTTINSGRGAEFEGAVIALFHLLITRTDKVRALREAFYRQNLPNVTNLLATILVFLIVIYFQGFRVVLPVRSKNARGQQGSYPIKLFYTSNMPIILQSALVSNIYFISQLLYRKYSGNFLVNLLGIWKESEYSSGQSVPVGGIAYYITAPSSLADMAANPFHALFYLVFMLSACALFSKTWIEVSGSSAKDVARQLREQQMVMPGHRESNLQKELNRYIPTAAAFGGICIGALTVLADFMGAIGSGTGILLAVTIIYQYFETFEKEKASELGFFGF, encoded by the exons ATGGGTGGGGGTTTCAGAGTGCTTCATCTTGTCAGACCGTTCCTTTCGTTCTTGCCTGAAGTTCAAAGTGCTGATAGGAAAATCCCATTCAGGGAGAAAGTCATTTACACCGTcatttctctcttcattttcttggtttGCAGTCAGCTCCCTCTGTATGGCATACATTCCACCACAGGCGCTGATCCTTTCTACTGGATGCGTGTTATTCTTGCTTCAAACCGTGGAACCGTTATGGAGCTTGGTATTACGCCTATTGTGACATCTGGGCTTGTGATGCAGCTCCTGGCTGGGTCAAAAATCATAGAAGTGGACAATAATGTTCGTGAGGATCGAGCTCTCCT AAATGGAGCTCAGAAGTTGTTGGGCATTTTGATAGCCATTGGGGAGGCTGTTGCGTATGTTCTTTCAGGAATGTATGGAAGTGTTGGCCAACTCGGTGTTGGAAATGCCATTCTCATAATTATTCAACTATGCTTTGCTGGCATCATTGTTATATGCTTGGATGAACTCCTTCAGAAAGGTTACGGTCTTGGTTCTGGAATCTCTCTTTTCATAGCGACTAACATCTG TGAAACTATAATCTGGAAAGCATTTAGCCCGACTACTATTAACAGTGGACGAGGAGCGGAATTTGAAGGTGCAGTCATTGCTCTCTTTCATCTCCTCATCACTCGTACGGACAAGGTTCGTGCTCTGCGGGAGGCTTTTTATCGACAGAATCTGCCAAATGTCACAAATCTGCTAGCCACTATCCTGGTTTTCTTAATAGTCATATACTTCCAAGGATTCCGTGTGGTTTTGCCTGTGAGGTCAAAGAATGCTCGAGGACAGCAGGGTTCTTATCCAATCAAATTATTCTACACATCTAACATGCCCATCATTCTGCAGTCAGCTCTTGTATCCAATATTTACTTCATTTCTCAG TTGCTTTACAGGAAGTATAGTGGAAATTTCCTTGTGAACCTTTTGGGTATATGGAAAGAATCTGAGTACTCAAGTGGCCAATCCGTCCCTGTTGGTGGTATCGCCTATTATATCACAGCTCCGTCAAG CTTGGCTGATATGGCAGCCAATCCCTTCCATGCACTCTTCTATCTTGTGTTTATGTTGTCAGCTTGTGCATTGTTCTCCAAAACATGGATTGAAGTTTCTGGATCCTCCGCTAAAGATGTTGCCAGACAGCTCAGG GAACAACAAATGGTGATGCCAGGCCATCGTGAATCGAACTTACAGAAAGAGCTCAACCGCTACATTCCCACTGCTGCAGCATTTGGGGGCATTTGCATTGGCGCACTGACTGTTTTGGCAGATTTTATGGGGGCAATAGGCTCAGGGACAGGGATTCTTCTCGCCGTCACCATCATTTATCAGTACTTTGAGACCTTTGAGAAGGAAAAAGCTAGTGAACTTGGGTTCTTTGGTTTCTGA